tcacagcacactattattgaaacatttcttactttctcatttttaccatataattataaaataaagcaattggaatataaacattgtacctacatttcagtgtgatacttgagcctgtttttcacgtctgagccttgtctgaagcctgagccaCAGGCAGCAGGAGTTGCAGCATGTAACTTAGTTTCCTGGGGCCCTctgtggcatgaggccccaggcaacttccctgcttgccaccccctaatgctggccctgcacttGCGATACCTTTAAACCCATCCTGTGATTCCCCTAGGGGCTGCAAcctccaggttgagaaacactgatctagatgagttgaatatgtgtactcctggttgagaaccactgggctaagtgCTGCAGTAACATTTCACCTCAAGACAAGTCAAACCAAAAAGATTTGCTGATCTCTGTAGCTTGGACGTTTGACCGCATCAAAAACACTTTGCTGTCTGTAATGGTCGGCAGTATCTACTGCGGAAAACCAAATGACAGGTAGCAAGGAATATTTATAGGCCAGGCTGGAGGTGAATTGTTTGTACTGTATGAGGAAGCTATTGGCTGTAGCAAGCTTAGGCTCTAGCCAGAGCTATCAGTCCTCACTTTTATAAACACCAAGTTCACtcacaaatgaaattaaaacataAGTGTCAGTGCTGGCCACTGTTTTTCCTCATTAAAAGAGCCTCTAAGTTTAAAAGTGAAATGATGTATATTTAGGACAATTGCACTGATTTAATAAGTAACaatcatttatatttatattcttaGCACATGGATTTCACTAAtgagtattttttgttgttgtttctcatttttactactATATTACTTTTGATAAATAAATTTGCTCTTTTTAGGTTGTTACCATATCAGCATTTATCCTACCTTTAGACACACAGACATGCCTTACTTTTTGTCAAGTGACTTATCAAGATATACACACAAACAGATGAAAGTGTTACAAGATGCATTGTATCTTGTGTCTGAAATCAATATTGGGCCTAAACATTTGTAAACAGGATTGCAAATGTAATAAAGCTATAATAGGGGTGATAGGAACCTTTTACTTCTTTCCTCTCTTACCAAGGATAACCACATTTTAATTCCCCTTCCCTTCAAGGGATCATATACTATGGCCTCCTCTTGAGCTGAGGCAAGGTGGACATGGATCCTACCACAGCACTCATAGCAGCTGCCAAACTTGTTGATTCCTTGTATCGTGCTGCTGTAGGATCACTAGGCTTAACCATATTACAACTTTTTGAACTCacataacaaaaatatatttagacCTATCAATATTGGCCCACAGAGAGAGAATACttaattctgttttattatttctagGTTTAACGTTTTGTATTCTACTGTACTTCCCTACCATACAAGCATTTTTTGTTTATGCAATTAACCCAATGCTATTtgcacttattttaaaatatttttaaattcaagctttttttcccccccaaccacTCTCTACAAACTTTTTACAAGTGGCGTGCAATGTGGAAGACCTATATATTTTCTCTTATAATAAATCTTAAAAACAAAGCACTATTTACCATCTCTCTTTTGGAAAGTTCTTTACAATTTCATTAATGATTGGCTGGTAGCAGGAATCTCTCTCAGGTTTCCCCGTTTCACTCCAGTCTCTTACAAACTGTTTCAAAGTGGACTTTAATTTATCCATGTCAAACGTTGAGGCTGGCACAATCTTCCCATTTTCCTGATTAAAGGGCAAATAAAAGTTAGACAAAATATAAATCCAGAAATTTAAGACGTCAAACAACCTTAGCTTTGAATACTGAAACAGACATGCTGTAGCAGCTATATGGGTGGTTTAGTTGATAAAGCACTCGCCTCTCACCTCTGGGACCAGGGCTCAAATCCAGCTTACAGTCatatatgaaatgagtttggtggtatCAGCTCAGCCCTCAATAGACCAgggtccacatcacaaaaccaataTATAATATAGCATAATTCAGCACAACTGGTAGTCCTTATTCAGGAAAGGACAAGGGGTGAGCTAGTATGGAGACCGAACAACCTCTCACTCTGAGAGGGAGGTCCCTCCAGGTCATTGATGAGGCAGCATGGAGAAGCTCACACTGGAGCTGCCCAGAACTGTACCCAGCCTatggatacaaaaaaaaaaaaaagaagacttcAGTTTCCGTCACTGCCAGTCCCTTAAGCTTCATAAGTGtaaaacttcattaaaaaaaatagatatggCATACTAAAAAAAGGTAGATCAagtaggggggaaattatgaTAAAATTGTACAGAACTATAATACCACAAATAGTTAATTTACCTAAAACACATAGGTGATTAAGAATGTTGTAAACTAATGTACTACAAAAACACTATTTATAATCAATGCAGCCAAGTGAAAAGTCAACCTTAGAAAAATAACTTGGGTAGAGTTAGAACTCCATTGGAGTTCTATCATACTGATCTGTTACTAAGAGTACTTACTGACACCTGCCATAGCAGACAAGTACTGTTCTCCTGAGTGATTAACTGTACCTCTATATAGAAAAAATAGCCAGAGATGCCTTTATTGAAAAACTATACAATATAATTCATCAGGCCTATAAGACATGCAAAGGTTGGGGGCAAGGTAATTAAGCAAATATGAACTCATaagggaagtggggagggacaaaagaaatggaaatctgaagtgagaaaaagaaatataactaACAAATGTACAGAAATTTTTACTTCTGAAATATGAAAAGAGTCCAATTTTTACATACATCTTCTCCATATTCTTTATTTTCAAACATATGTTTGCACTCGTTCACAATGGTCTGTAGGATCTCTTGATTATGATCAATGCATTTCCGAATCTTGTCCAGATGAAGAAGAAATTGAGGAAGTAGGTTTTGTTGGTTAGCCGGGAGGGATCTAAActgtctctctgttctgttcacttGCTCATGCATATTAGTTctagaaaataaaaaagttaaggTCTGTCAGTATTTAGCGTCAACTATAAATGCAAAGAACCCACATTTGAAGATACTCCAGATTACCGCTATTATAACGTCTCCATCTTTACTCAAAAAACCTTAGATCTCATTACACAATAATCCTCTAACCAAGCCAAAAAACCTCAATTCCTAAGAATTTTATAGAGAATGTGGTTATTTTAGACTGCAAATTATGAAGCGGTTATCTATTCCCAGATCTGTGCATGTTAGCATCACCATCAATGGCATGGTTCACAAACCGAAGTCTACATTGGTTTGAATACTATTAGAAATTCATGGAAATAGACTGACTGGACAAACGGTTTGAAAATATCACGCTTTTAACTGTGCATTGAAACAgtaaagaaaataatattaaaagagTATACACTATGCTGCATAAGACACAAGGAACTCACTTCACTTTTAATATCACTGTACGGATTCTGTAAAGACTTCTCCACATGCTTACCTTTTCACACTGAACAGTCCAATGAAATCAACAGAACTACTCACAATATGGAAAATTAAGTATGTGGATAAATCACTACACAATTGAGGCCTTAGTTCTTTACCTTGAGCAGAAAAGTTAAGGATGAACACAAATTTCATTGTAACTACATAGGATAATGttgctgttttcattttaaattctaatctgtacacaatttttaaatcaatgtaatttAAGGATATTCTATAGcaagtttaagaacataagaatgcacatactgggtcaaactaatggtccacctagcccagtatcctgttttctaaCAGCTTcagatgccagatgcttcagagggaatgaatttaagagggcaatttatcgagtgatccatcccatcgtccagccccagcttctggcagccagaggttCAGGGACACCCGGACCatgtggttgcatccctgaccatcttgtctaaaAGCCcttgatgcacctatcctccatgaacttatctaattatttttgaacccacttatacttttggccttcacaacatctcctggcaacaagctacacaggttgactgtgtgttgtacaAATCTGCagctattaatttcactgggtgccccctatttcttgtgttacatgaagggaTAAACAACACATCCTTATTctctttctctacaccattcatgattttagatACCTCTATCGTATCTCTCTTCTAAACAGAACAGccccagttttttttaatctctcctcacagggAAGCTGTTCTATTCCCCTAAtgattttgttgcccttctctatacttcTTCCacttctaatacatcttttttgagatggggtgacgagaactgcatgcagtattcaaggcatACCACAGattatgtttttatttgtatatgtgcatatatatacacacacatatggatattttctgtcttgtcatttatccctttcttaatggttgcTAAGACAGTCATATAGACATTCAGTCCTCTGAATTAGAACTCACTTCATTCACAGTTTACATGGGTATCTAAAACCGCTCATTTAATATTTCTATATTCAAGCATTTAGATTGTTAAAGAGACACCCTTTAATTTCAATAACCTCGTAAGGTTTATAAAAATAAAGCTATTTGAAACATGTTTTATTGACACTAGTTATTAAATATGGGGTGCATTTCAACTCAATCTGGTTAAAGCTCTTTGAAAGGAATTGCAAAGGAGGTGGTCCTATAATTTAAAGATCATGTATGGCACCTAGCATTGTCCAAATGAGACAATTGCACTATAATGGCCCCAGCTGTTTAcaattgaaatataaaaaatataatgTGGAGCATAACATCCCAACTCTGTTTCATGTATTTAAACTTCCTAAAAGGTTCTAAAGTGACAGAACACATATGATTTCCAAGATAATGTCACAAGCATGGCTATAAACAGTTGCTTTCTCTAGATCAATTAGTTTTAACCAAAAATAAATGATGTTCTCCTCTGTTCTACACATTCGGTAGAACATTATTTTTGAGGCTTTCTACTCCAGCTTATTATTTTTTGAAGGGCCATAAAGCACTTTTCTGGTAGGAAAACAAGCTCAAAGTTAGTTATATCCTTCAATGTCAGTATTGAATACAATGCTGTTAACCGGCCTTGTTTTTGCAGCGTTTGCATAGTCTGTAAAGTTCAATCTCAACAGtctaaaataaatgttcattaaTAATTATGTACTTTTACATTTATTATCCAAAACTCAATcaggttcattttaaaaacagaaaaacgtACTGCTTACTTCATCTCCCCTAATTAAGCAACTTTGCCTTAAGAGGAAGATATGAAGACCCTTCAACACCACTTCAAGTATTTCTCCAGCTAACAAAGAACCAGCTTGACCAACATGCCCTGCTATCACTTCTGTACATGCACTCAGTTCCACttctaaataattttgtatttccaCAGTTATAAGAGAAAAACTAGAAAACtgtcatgggggggggagggaggagagatggggagcgcgcacacacacaccggtGGCGGGGGTGCATGGGAGGAAATGGGCAGAAAGGTTACATAGGCAGTGATTTCCTGGCTCCACCTGGCTGGTttcttgggggcagggcaggggtagacCCGGCCTGGGAATTGGGTAAGGGGGTCTCGTCTCTCAGCCTCAGGGGGAGCCAGCCAGGGTCGGGGTCTCTCGGGTTCAGGaaacctggggggaggggtctctAGTCTTCCGCGGAGCAGGGTGTCGGTTACCCATAGTATCGGAAGGCGTTGATGATTCTCCGGAAATGCTCCCCCTCCAGtcgctcttcctcctcctcctccatcctgctCACCGTCCCCTGCTCCGGCTGCTTTCGCCTGAGCCGCTCGCTGCTGAACGGCACCTCCCCGTCGTCGCAGCCACCCCGGTCTCGCCACGGCCGCTgttcccctccatccccctcccagtcCCCCTGCCGGCGCCCCCGGAGCATCGCCGTGACCGAGCTGTGTCCTCCTCGCCTCCGGGCCGCGGCTGCAGCGAGAGCTGCGCCTTCCAGGACAGGCCGCACGCGGCCGACAACTCCAACGCTTTCCCCGCCCGCTTCCGGCACGAGAGAGAGGCGCACGCGCCCCCCGAGTACTTGCTTCATATGACGCGAGGACACCGCCCTCCAACGGCGATATACAACGGGCACGGCCCGCGCAGCCGCAGAAGAGCCCGTCCGACCCCTCCTACCAGCCAGTGAATGATCGTGAGAAAATGCGGGAAGAGAAGAGTCAACGGCCTAACCACGAactgtcgggggagggggggggagtgggaggtgtctcccctcccctggcaggatCCAAATCTGCTTCTTCACCGTGTGGCATAGATACCGGGGGGGAGGGTCCCGTGCAGCCCTGGCCGTGAGTGGAGCCTGGCTGCAGCAGTAACGTTCTCACTGGCCAGAGCGTAGCACGGCCcgcccccaggcagggggaggtaggcgacagcagggagaggggcagtAGTTTgtaacggggtggggggagaagatgaGTCAAGGGTGgctatttttccattgaaaaatatgTTTGAAGAGATGCCATACCGCTATGTAAAGGAATAGGGCACCAGGGGCAATTTCCCCCTCTCAGCAGGAGTGGCCAAGCCCTGGGAAAGAGCTTGGTTGGATAATCTAAGCCCTAGACCCAGAGCTACAgccactcttttcttaacctggaTACTCTataatttttaaacattagctctaataaaacatttaaatctgtatttcagtaacacatacattgTGATAGGTACTATAACACTATTGGACTCTGCTCCTTTTTAACTCCAGGGCAAAGGTGCTGTTAATTGCACTGGAGGGAGTCctgtcctggagctggtgagtgcTAAAGATGGGCCATAACACAAAAAAGTAAGAGCAGACAGTGTGTGAAGGAGAGTCATGATTATAATAGGTGGTAATGACGATGGTGAGGGGCAGCCACACTAAAGTCCAGCATCTCGTTTAGATGAAAATGAAGGATGCTTCTGGCCACTTGTTCTATTTTATATTAACTATTTTTTTAGCACCATAGGACTTGAGCTCCTGcaataatacagcaaaacactacATGTTACACAAATGATAGTAAATGATACACAAATGATATCTTTTGGGATATTACTATAgcatagatatattttaaaaatatataagaatATGCAGGAGTACAGAGGTGTCTAAATaagatccctcagacagagaaaaTCTGAGAATAGAAGGCAGATAACTAACTGAGGTTGGAGTTATAAGGGTATCTGCGATAGATACTTTTTTTTCCTAAACTAGTGGCCCTCAACCTTTCCACACTACTGTACCACTTGCAGGAGTCTGCAATGTCTTATGtatcccaagtttcacttcacttaactACTTGTTTACACAATCAGACACAAACACTAAAGTGTCACagaacactattactgaaaaattgcttattctcatttttaccatataattatcaaagcaattggaatataaatattcttacatttcagtttacagtatacagagcagtataaacaagtcattgtctgtatgaagttTCACTAGTTgtctgtactgacttcgctagttctttttatgtagcctgttgtaaaactagataAATATCTAGGTGATTTGGTGTACCCCCTGAaagatctctgcgtacccccaggaaTACGCAAACCccggttaagaaccactgatctatagtaGAATACATTGTATTGTAAAGatatctttaaaatacagctcaAATCTATAGATGTATCAAGGATCATTGCTATTAAGGATTTAAAGTTAACTAACAGGTTATAACTATTTCTATATTACCTTCTCCAACCACtgttaggaatagaacccaaatctcTAAGACAGATAAAATTGGGATTGTTACATTATAGTACAGTACTTATACCCCAGAGCCAGAGATAGAATCTAGGATTTCTGTGCATCAAAAATAAGAAGTTTCTGGCAAGTATCAGCTAGTTTAATACATACTTGCTTTGCTATCATGTTACTGCACACCTCCCtgcaaaataaacatattttatatatatatttaaagccaTTTATTGTTCCTCCAAGCCATTTGAGAAAACACAATTAGagtatattttatttgttgtaTAAAATTGAGATACAGAAATTCACATTAAAAAGTATTTCATCTTAAACATATTTCTACATACACTTACACTGCTTCTGTTTTAGTAGATCACCACGAATATATTTTCTGCTTACTATTAACAGTAATAATATTGCATTCATGATCAGACAGTCAAGATGGCTACCATATTATAGTTGTCAGGCTAAAAATatccaaacaaaaacacatttctgtGCTACCAAAATGCCTGAAAGTGAACAATACTAGAACTTTTAGGGCTGGAAGGACCCTGTAGTAGGTTACATGGTTTGCACCTTTGGTTTGAGTAGAATTAAGATATCTAGACAATCCTCAAAAGATAGTTTGTTTTCAAATAGTTTTAAGTCCTccctgtgtgtatttatatatttttatatgacTGAGAAGCTGGTACTATTCCTTAGCTGATCTAAACCATATAATTTTTCTGTTCTCTAatcacatttctttttttaatttatttatgatTAATGAGAATCTTattctttccttcttctcttttgtACCATCTTTTGTGCATGTCAGCCAGAATCTTTTACAACTCAAAACCTTATTTTCCAGGCTGCACGTTTTTCATCCTGTTACTGTTAACACATCTGAACCACTATCAACCTCTCTTCTTATCCTACAACTCTTTCTAATAGCCTAGTAGTTGCTCTTCTATCTATATCCTTTCCATAGTGCCCCAAACaatacacaatactccagctgcaTTCTAACAAGCACCATGTGAAAAAGGAAgaattctgtttctgttctcaaGTGCAATACCTCTATTTACATACTCCCAAAATGGCTTTTGCCTCTTTAACCACATCATGTCATTTAATACTCATATTTAATATCTTATGAGCTATTACTTCTATTTTTCCCTATATTACTAACGTGCAATCACTTTGCATTTGTGATTTTcaattccaaaaatattttacttgcaTATAAAATTGTGCACATAGTGTATACCTATGAAAGTATATTTATGAAATATCCAAGGCTATATTTCCATACATTAAAGTAATTTTCAAATTCCTTATATTACATGATTAAATATTAAATCAGGCTTAAAGTTTGTCACAGGGTTACAGATGCCACTCTGAGCAAGGCTATCACTTTAAAAATACTGCACTAGTCTACTGGATGACCTATACTGTTCATCAATATTTATAAGTCTAACAGAAATAGCAGTCACTACAGTACAATATGGATTTGTATAAACTGGTGTTTCGGATGTACATACAATAGATTGGGTGGATCACTTTGCCAGAAACCATAAAATTGACCCTGAATCCATACTGGAAAGAATTCCCACTTCTCACATGGTTTTGCTGTGACCTGCtcaccttaaaaaaataaaagtaatgatATCAGTTCACAGATATTAGATGGCATCTACTATATGTCTAATCACAATTCTTGTCACCTACCTGAATCTCAAAATATGTTATTCTTTCCCTCTATGCTCAAATCTTGTCAAACCTCAATTTTTTTGCTCAAAGTAATGTTACCACTTTCTCTCAAaaactttcaaatatatttcttaaCTCTGCAAAGTTATCCAGCAATTGATCTATCTGTTCCAGATATGAAGCAGTTGTAAAACAAGTGTTTACATTTAGTTTGTATATAATCTACATTAAGATACTAAACGTCTCTCATTCATGAGGATATGGCACATATACACAATATCAttgactgtatttttaattatttttccatttaatttttatttttcaattaatgtTAACCTGCTTCACTGTGAATAGCTGGTATTTACGATGACCTTCTCTGCATGCCTTTTATGAATTCTATGTATTGGCACAAACCATAACCAGGAGTTTTGTTTGGCTGGGCTTTTGCTACCTCATTCTCCCCCCTctcttgttttatatatatttttaatagtaaaGATCAGCCACAACTCTGTACCCAGTTATCTATATCATGTAGTGATgtatttcaaaatttaatttaaaattcaaattgtAATGGATTTTGAGTTACAAAATAAACGTATAGACAGACCAGCGAGATCTATACATTCACTACACTGCATCAGTATCAAAGAGGTAGTAAAAGCATGGCACATGTtatacaccaggggttctcaaactgggggtcgggacccctcagggggtcatgaggttattacatggggggttgcgaggtgtcaacctccaccccaaaccccgctttgcctccagcatttataatggtattaaatatataaaaaagtgttttaaatttataaggggggggttgcactcagaggtttgttatgtgaaaggggtcaccagtaaaaaagtttgagagccactgttatACACAGTAGGAAGACCAGACTTATGGGATCAACTATTAAGACACAAGCTTTGCTTTTTCTTTCAGATAAATATGCACTGATTCTTCACTAGAGTTCTTTTTAAGAACCAGTGGACATATTCTTTGACAGACTCCAGTTAGCTTACTGCTGCAACTCATTTAACTACTGCTTaatttaaaagaagaagaaaaaaaaaaaaaaagagctgtgtGTATGCTTCctaatctaaataaacaaaaggtgGGTTAACTAAAATTCCCTCTAATGATTGTGAAAATTCAGTAGAGAGAAGAAAATCACCCCAAACTGCAAACCAAATAGTGTGGAATAGGGGATTAGGAAAACCAGATTTATTAAATGTTCTGGTTCTTCaatatttaaatcattatttgagagCCTTCCTGCACAGGCCTAattgctccacttaggaaaagCAGATGTTTGAGAATCTGGGGGAACATTGTAAAAAGGTTATTCCCAACATGCAAGCACCAACAAGAGAGAGCAGAGAGGTGAtctaaaatgataaaataactCAGCCTTTCAGTGCGGTCAGAGAACCTGGTCAAAATCCAGCTTAAACAGAGTGCCATAAGGTCTCCGCTGACCAAGCAGCGCCAACATGAGCTcagtttttaaagttttactTTAAAGCTCACCCATAGTAAGTGATTAGTATATTctattgcaggggtaggcaaactacggcccttAGGCCAGATTGCCCACAAGTTCCCGCTGGGGAATGGGGTCTGGGGCGCTGGGACTCAGGCCGCAGCACACGGCTCAGCCCCATGTCAGGGCCGCAGCACACcactcagccctgctctggcGTGCTGGGTCGGGGGCCACAGCACACGGCTCGGCCCTGTTCTGGCACTCCGTCCGGGGCGCTGGCTGCCAAAAGCCAtggcatggccccactctggctcttatgtgctccaatggccccctccggcactccaattggagctgcaggggcagtaccTCTGGATAGGGTagcgtgcagagcctcctggctgcgcctctgcataggagccagaaaagggacatgccactgcttctgggagccacttgaggtaagcgccgctcggagcctgcacccctgagcctctcctcatgccccaaacccctttcctagccctgatcctcctcctgctctccaaacccctcggtccaagcccagagcaccctcctacaccccaaattcctcagcccccaccccagagcctacaccccctcccacatctcaatcccaattttgtgagcattcatggcccaccatacaatttctattccctgatgtggccctcaggccaaaaagtttgcccacccatccTTCTGTGGTATACCAATAGAGCAGGAAGGGCTAAGCAAATACTGGTGTACTTGTAATCTATGGTTCCAGAAAGTCCAAGTATTTTAGATCTAAGGTTCAGACCACAGCTACCCTTCTATTTTTTTAGCTTTTTGCTTCCTATTTAGACAAAATATAAGAGTTTGTAACACAGGACGTCAAATGCTAGGTATTTACATTATCCTTTAATATTGGCATAGATTTTTGTTAATGAGTTCCCTTATCCTGTTCCAATTTCCCATAAGATGACTTACTTTTTCCATGTTTCTAGCTCCCGTACTATATCATTATAAACATATGAAAAGAGGTCTTCCTCAGATTTTGTTCCATCCAAATAAACTgagaaagaaggggagagaaaagtgGTCACAATATTACTAATTAAACTATAACTTCCTATAAATTTGTATAGGACCCAGCAAAATCCCAAATGGCGTCTGTAGGTGCTATCACAATAGAAATCAAGAATACTTCCTTTCCTCTCCCAATATCGCTTAAATAGAAGTCTATAAATAAGGGATCGATCCACCCAAAAATAccagattctttttaaaaaaatacatagtcCATAGATGTCCCAAAAGGACAGAAATCCTAGTTCTATGATAAGCTGAGAAATTCAGCAGAAATTTTCCCCTGTAAGGGAAAGCCCCTCGGTGAAGGAGGTTGGAAACCATTACTGCCAGAATTTGTACAGCCAACCAGAAAGTGGAGAGTTAATGCAAATTAATATTCTTCTGTGGCCCACTATGTATGTAATCTTTAGGACCTCCAGCTAGGTTGTAATAACTCTCCTAATGGGAAGAGGATACGATGATGAATGTGCTGTAATCTCTAATACTCCTGGTTGTTtaggttaaaaatatatatttactttatttaattatttgagcGGGGCAAAGACAGATTCTTTGTGCTATGCATGCTCTTTTATTACTTTCCCCATCCCTAAAGGAAATAATGACAAACACGACAAAACTGTTTTCCCTACCTAACTATAAATATGGATTGGTTGTTGAAGTCCAGGTCTATATTAGAAAAGTATAGATATATTGGCAGATCCCCCTAGTGTGGACGCACCCTATTAAACTGGCAAAAAAGTGCTTATCCCAGCAAAAACACTTATGTCAATATAATGGTCTACCTGCAAAAGCCCCAGTGTATAGAaacactgcaaaaagaaaaatcaagtcaCACCCCCAACTGACATTGCTATCCCagcaaaaaaaattctaatgtaGATCTGACTTGAGGAAAAGTTGGATATGGCTCCTTCATTGTTCCTTTTTGCAGGACTGACATTTattctgtc
This genomic window from Trachemys scripta elegans isolate TJP31775 chromosome 6, CAS_Tse_1.0, whole genome shotgun sequence contains:
- the CARNMT1 gene encoding carnosine N-methyltransferase isoform X2, translated to MKQVLGGRVRLSLVPEAGGESVGVVGRVRPVLEGAALAAAAARRRGGHSSVTAMLRGRRQGDWEGDGGEQRPWRDRGGCDDGEVPFSSERLRRKQPEQGTVSRMEEEEEERLEGEHFRRIINAFRYYGTNMHEQVNRTERQFRSLPANQQNLLPQFLLHLDKIRKCIDHNQEILQTIVNECKHMFENKEYGEDENGKIVPASTFDMDKLKSTLKQFVRDWSETGKPERDSCYQPIINEIVKNFPKERWDLSKVNILVPGAGLGRLAWEIAMLGYACQGNEWSLFMLFSSNFVLNRCSEINSHKLYPWIHQFSNNRRSADQIRPVYFPDVDPHSLPSGANFSMTAGDFQEIYSECNMWDCIATCFFIDTAHNVIDYIDTIWKILKPGGIWINLGPLLYHFENLANELSIELSYEDIKNVILQYGFHLEVRIDCGERICIVYIHCE
- the CARNMT1 gene encoding carnosine N-methyltransferase isoform X1, which encodes MKQVLGGRVRLSLVPEAGGESVGVVGRVRPVLEGAALAAAAARRRGGHSSVTAMLRGRRQGDWEGDGGEQRPWRDRGGCDDGEVPFSSERLRRKQPEQGTVSRMEEEEEERLEGEHFRRIINAFRYYGTNMHEQVNRTERQFRSLPANQQNLLPQFLLHLDKIRKCIDHNQEILQTIVNECKHMFENKEYGEDENGKIVPASTFDMDKLKSTLKQFVRDWSETGKPERDSCYQPIINEIVKNFPKERWDLSKVNILVPGAGLGRLAWEIAMLGYACQGNEWSLFMLFSSNFVLNRCSEINSHKLYPWIHQFSNNRRSADQIRPVYFPDVDPHSLPSGANFSMTAGDFQEIYSECNMWDCIATCFFIDTAHNVIDYIDTIWKILKPGGIWINLGPLLYHFENLANELSIELSYEDIKNVILQYGFHLEVEKESVLSTYTVNELSMMKYYYECVLFVVRKPELQCFK